In Halichondria panicea chromosome 17, odHalPani1.1, whole genome shotgun sequence, a single window of DNA contains:
- the LOC135351063 gene encoding uncharacterized protein LOC135351063 isoform X1, with translation MARAAITFPVLVGLLLTTTSTVALGESTNPLPHNGICRRQYLVAATSTDTGTLLYLSTSEPNNFTLEISDRFLPTQCGENYELCDVLLIEMESEVIVFVPSQGGFVMVTYRVSELPHDIFHPVTENCHPVKAFLNSEHNLIVIVCVELSSDTNGSLFIFEFSLSRMTLRCSERFVLHNSRTLSEAVHASNRIFFTENDELLVAESEASSSLEPGFLININNCTRTNQIDVTGNEVSIYCTQNDDSWTVVANSHFSTHHTYSRYPCPGLNQYVRVENKRQIMFGNTTQQPLVGELPDDIAYAACLGSEDSFVFWAFTENGRLVSVPLTTENHTKTNLSECTTEGDNCLRPSFDARKTSGAYFNHETNQVHITNITSLCGHRTVNMFGTPQLLRITLGDKEDSCSCANELPTTLPTSLLTTLPSSLPTTLPTSLPTILPTSLPSSLPTTLPSSVPTTLPSSLPTSLPTTLPTSLPSSVSLTLSILFSVVCILLIITAIIIIILCCREIQVFLQRCEKKEQPFSKKFCSARGLHSSLRVRTLGQCE, from the exons ATGGCTAGGGCTGCAATAACATTCCCAGTGTTGGTGGGACTCCTCCTAACTACCACTAGTACTGTTGCCCTTGGGGAATCTACCAATCCCCTGCCCCACAATG GAATCTGCAGGAGACAATATCTTGTGGCAGCTACCTCAACAGACACAGGGACTCTACTATACCTCTCAACCTCCGAGCCCAATAACTTCACACTTGAAATTTCTGATCGCTTTTTGCCAACCCAGTGCGGCGAGAACTACGAATTATGTGATGTCCTACTAATTGAAATGGAGTCGGAAGTAATCGTTTTTGTCCCGTCACAAGGAGGGTTTGTCATGGTTACTTATCGGGTTAGTGAACTCCCTCACGACATCTTTCATCCAGTCACGGAAAATTGTCATCCGGTAAAAGCATTTTTGAATTCTGAGCACAATCTTATTGTGATCGTGTGTGTTGAGTTATCATCTGATACCAATGGATCGCTGTTTATTTTCGAGTTCAGTTTGTCACGGATGACTTTACGATGCTCTGAAAGATTTGTACTACATAACTCTAGAACTTTGTCCGAAGCTGTACACGCAAGCAATCGTATATTCTTCACCGAAAATGATGAGCTGCTAGTAGCTGAATCCGAGGCGTCTTCATCGCTCGAACCTGGATTCTTAATAAATATAAACAATTGCACACGAACTAATCAAATAGATGTCACTGGGAACGAAGTCTCTATCTACTGTACTCAGAACGATGACAGCTGGACAGTCGTGGCTAATTCTCACttctccacacaccacacctacTCTCGCTATCCCTGTCCTGGGTTGAACCAATATGTCCGCGTTGAAAATAAGAGACAAATTATGTTTGGCAACACCActcaacaacctttagttGGTGAACTCCCTGATGATATTGCATATGCAGCTTGTCTAGGATCTGAAGATTCTTTTGTGTTTTGGGCGTTTACTGAAAATGGACGGTTAGTTAGTGTTCCTTTAACAACCGAAAACCACACGAAAACCAACTTGTCAGAATGCACTACTGAGGGGGACAATTGCCTGAGGCCATCATTTGATGCCAGGAAAACTAGTGGAGCGTACTTCAATCATGAGACGAATCAAGTCCATATTACAAATATCACCAGTTTGTGTGGACACAGAACAGTCAACATGTTCGGGACCCCACAATTGTTACGAATTACCTTAGGGGATAAGGAAGACAGCTGCTCATGTGCCAACGAATTGCCAACCACATTGCCGACCTCATTGCTGACCACATTGCCGTCCTCATTGCCGACCACATTGCCGACCTCATTGCCGACCATATTGCCGACCTCATTGCCGTCCTCATTGCCGACCACATTGCCGTCCTCAGTGCCGACCACATTGCCGTCCTCATTGCCGACCTCATTGCCGACCACATTGCCGACCTCATTGCCGTCCTCAGTTTCATTGACTTTGTCTATATTATTTTCTGTTGTGTGCATTCTTCTCATCAttacagctataataataattattttg TGTTGTCGTGAAATACAAGTGTTTCTGCAACGCTGTGAGAAGAAAGAGCAGCCCTTCTCGAAG AAATTTTGCTCTGCTAGAGGCCTCCACTCCAGTCTTAGGGTCAGAACGCTCGGACAATGTGAGTGA
- the LOC135351063 gene encoding uncharacterized protein LOC135351063 isoform X2, whose translation MARAAITFPVLVGLLLTTTSTVALGESTNPLPHNGICRRQYLVAATSTDTGTLLYLSTSEPNNFTLEISDRFLPTQCGENYELCDVLLIEMESEVIVFVPSQGGFVMVTYRVSELPHDIFHPVTENCHPVKAFLNSEHNLIVIVCVELSSDTNGSLFIFEFSLSRMTLRCSERFVLHNSRTLSEAVHASNRIFFTENDELLVAESEASSSLEPGFLININNCTRTNQIDVTGNEVSIYCTQNDDSWTVVANSHFSTHHTYSRYPCPGLNQYVRVENKRQIMFGNTTQQPLVGELPDDIAYAACLGSEDSFVFWAFTENGRLVSVPLTTENHTKTNLSECTTEGDNCLRPSFDARKTSGAYFNHETNQVHITNITSLCGHRTVNMFGTPQLLRITLGDKEDSCSCANELPTTLPTSLPTTLPTSLPSSVSLTLSILFSVVCILLIITAIIIIILCCREIQVFLQRCEKKEQPFSKKFCSARGLHSSLRVRTLGQCE comes from the exons ATGGCTAGGGCTGCAATAACATTCCCAGTGTTGGTGGGACTCCTCCTAACTACCACTAGTACTGTTGCCCTTGGGGAATCTACCAATCCCCTGCCCCACAATG GAATCTGCAGGAGACAATATCTTGTGGCAGCTACCTCAACAGACACAGGGACTCTACTATACCTCTCAACCTCCGAGCCCAATAACTTCACACTTGAAATTTCTGATCGCTTTTTGCCAACCCAGTGCGGCGAGAACTACGAATTATGTGATGTCCTACTAATTGAAATGGAGTCGGAAGTAATCGTTTTTGTCCCGTCACAAGGAGGGTTTGTCATGGTTACTTATCGGGTTAGTGAACTCCCTCACGACATCTTTCATCCAGTCACGGAAAATTGTCATCCGGTAAAAGCATTTTTGAATTCTGAGCACAATCTTATTGTGATCGTGTGTGTTGAGTTATCATCTGATACCAATGGATCGCTGTTTATTTTCGAGTTCAGTTTGTCACGGATGACTTTACGATGCTCTGAAAGATTTGTACTACATAACTCTAGAACTTTGTCCGAAGCTGTACACGCAAGCAATCGTATATTCTTCACCGAAAATGATGAGCTGCTAGTAGCTGAATCCGAGGCGTCTTCATCGCTCGAACCTGGATTCTTAATAAATATAAACAATTGCACACGAACTAATCAAATAGATGTCACTGGGAACGAAGTCTCTATCTACTGTACTCAGAACGATGACAGCTGGACAGTCGTGGCTAATTCTCACttctccacacaccacacctacTCTCGCTATCCCTGTCCTGGGTTGAACCAATATGTCCGCGTTGAAAATAAGAGACAAATTATGTTTGGCAACACCActcaacaacctttagttGGTGAACTCCCTGATGATATTGCATATGCAGCTTGTCTAGGATCTGAAGATTCTTTTGTGTTTTGGGCGTTTACTGAAAATGGACGGTTAGTTAGTGTTCCTTTAACAACCGAAAACCACACGAAAACCAACTTGTCAGAATGCACTACTGAGGGGGACAATTGCCTGAGGCCATCATTTGATGCCAGGAAAACTAGTGGAGCGTACTTCAATCATGAGACGAATCAAGTCCATATTACAAATATCACCAGTTTGTGTGGACACAGAACAGTCAACATGTTCGGGACCCCACAATTGTTACGAATTACCTTAGGGGATAAGGAAGACAGCTGCTCATGTGCCAACGAATTGCCAACCACATTGCCGAC CTCATTGCCGACCACATTGCCGACCTCATTGCCGTCCTCAGTTTCATTGACTTTGTCTATATTATTTTCTGTTGTGTGCATTCTTCTCATCAttacagctataataataattattttg TGTTGTCGTGAAATACAAGTGTTTCTGCAACGCTGTGAGAAGAAAGAGCAGCCCTTCTCGAAG AAATTTTGCTCTGCTAGAGGCCTCCACTCCAGTCTTAGGGTCAGAACGCTCGGACAATGTGAGTGA